A genomic region of Trichothermofontia sichuanensis B231 contains the following coding sequences:
- a CDS encoding DUF6888 family protein, translated as MPTQKQSNTAIFVCQLLSNLYQPIQVFRYDRKLRTLYIQAGTTDEIALIIDEAGVWDFVL; from the coding sequence TTGCCAACTCAGAAGCAGTCCAATACGGCAATTTTTGTTTGTCAGTTACTCTCGAATTTGTACCAGCCTATTCAGGTCTTTCGTTATGATCGTAAGTTAAGAACGCTTTACATCCAGGCTGGGACCACTGACGAAATTGCACTCATCATTGATGAAGCAGGAGTTTGGGACTTTGTTCTATGA
- a CDS encoding ShlB/FhaC/HecB family hemolysin secretion/activation protein, with protein MARQAKRQAWVAWRTHRRNRDSSRLIGKTCLTLVGVGIGSWLSSPAIALHHGSIAQNPPTPMPGTPPPLVDPPTLTPLGPEDFLTPTAPPLPDVPTPPSAVEPDGDVPATIVVNAFEFEGNTAFSDAELAEITQGFVSREISFSELLSARSAITQHYIDQGFITSGAFIPPQTLDRGTVTIQILEGLVEQINITGNRRLRPEYIRRRLAIATEAPLNVNRLLAALQLLRLNPLIANLSAELATGVQPGTSILEVQVTEADSLHIDLQADNGRNPSVGTFRRGVTVTEGNLLGWGDELRLTYANTDGSDQFEGRYTLPINAGNGTLSFYVDYNDSTVITPPFDVLDIQANSWDTEFTYRQPLYQTPSQELAIGLTLARREGFNYLLDTPFPLSPGANDQGETRLAIARFFQEWLDRDRRSVLALRSQFSLGTSLFNATVNNEGPDGQFWAWRGQAQWLRLLAPDTVVLLRSDIQLAANPLVPLEQFGLGGHDTVRGYPQNYLLSDSGVFASAELRFPILRVPREQTLVQLTPFIDFGTAWNHSGNPGVRTSTLLGAGLGLRWQQGDTLTMRLDYGIPLINGEKEDNTLQEKGLYFAIVLQPF; from the coding sequence ATGGCTAGACAGGCAAAGCGACAAGCGTGGGTGGCGTGGCGAACACACCGTCGCAATCGAGACTCTTCTCGCCTGATTGGCAAAACCTGCTTAACACTGGTGGGCGTGGGCATCGGGAGTTGGTTGAGTAGCCCCGCAATCGCGCTTCACCACGGGAGCATCGCCCAGAATCCTCCGACCCCAATGCCTGGCACACCGCCGCCCCTCGTAGACCCGCCCACCCTGACCCCCTTGGGGCCAGAGGATTTCCTCACCCCCACGGCTCCTCCCCTCCCGGATGTGCCGACACCACCGTCAGCGGTAGAACCTGACGGGGATGTTCCTGCCACGATCGTCGTCAATGCCTTTGAATTTGAGGGCAATACGGCCTTTAGTGATGCGGAATTAGCTGAAATTACGCAAGGGTTTGTGAGCAGAGAAATTAGCTTTTCTGAACTCTTAAGCGCGCGATCGGCCATCACCCAACACTACATTGATCAGGGGTTTATTACCTCTGGAGCCTTCATCCCCCCACAAACTCTGGATCGGGGGACCGTGACTATCCAAATTCTGGAAGGTTTGGTTGAGCAGATTAATATCACGGGGAACCGACGGTTGAGGCCCGAATATATTCGCCGTCGGCTGGCGATCGCGACTGAGGCCCCGCTGAATGTCAACCGGCTATTGGCAGCTTTGCAACTATTGCGTCTTAATCCTCTGATTGCTAACCTGTCTGCTGAACTGGCAACGGGGGTGCAACCGGGGACCAGCATCCTGGAAGTGCAGGTGACAGAAGCTGATTCTTTGCATATCGATCTTCAAGCGGACAATGGCCGTAATCCCAGTGTAGGTACCTTCCGGCGCGGGGTCACGGTAACCGAGGGTAACCTGTTGGGGTGGGGAGATGAACTGCGACTCACCTATGCCAACACCGATGGTAGTGATCAGTTTGAGGGGCGGTATACATTGCCGATCAATGCCGGTAATGGCACCCTGAGTTTTTATGTTGATTACAACGACAGCACGGTCATTACGCCTCCCTTTGATGTGTTGGACATTCAGGCTAATTCTTGGGACACCGAATTCACCTATCGGCAACCGTTATATCAAACCCCTAGCCAGGAGTTGGCAATTGGTCTCACCCTTGCTCGTCGCGAAGGTTTTAATTATCTACTGGATACGCCCTTTCCTCTCTCGCCGGGAGCTAATGATCAGGGGGAAACGCGATTGGCGATCGCTCGTTTTTTCCAGGAATGGCTCGATCGCGATCGTCGCAGTGTCCTGGCCTTGCGATCGCAATTCAGCCTGGGGACTAGCCTCTTCAACGCCACGGTGAATAATGAGGGGCCGGATGGGCAATTTTGGGCATGGCGGGGACAGGCACAATGGTTACGATTGTTGGCTCCGGATACGGTGGTATTACTGCGATCGGATATACAATTGGCGGCTAATCCTTTAGTGCCCCTAGAACAATTTGGGCTAGGAGGACACGATACCGTGCGGGGCTATCCCCAAAATTATTTACTCAGTGATAGTGGGGTCTTTGCCTCCGCGGAGTTACGCTTCCCGATCCTGCGGGTTCCCCGTGAGCAAACCCTGGTGCAACTCACCCCCTTTATCGACTTTGGCACCGCCTGGAATCACAGCGGTAATCCGGGCGTGCGCACAAGTACCCTATTGGGAGCTGGCTTAGGCTTACGTTGGCAGCAGGGAGACACCCTCACAATGCGGCTGGATTACGGGATTCCCTTAATCAACGGGGAGAAGGAGGATAATACATTGCAGGAAAAAGGGCTTTATTTTGCGATCGTGTTACAGCCATTTTGA
- a CDS encoding calcium-binding protein, whose translation MIGTSGGDQIQGGSRPNFIAGLGGNDVLSGGAGNDTIRGGKGADVIDGEDGDDTCYGDRDDDIATGGKGNDVISGGKGNDQLFGDEGEDTLLGGIRIDVLEGGPGTDVLILWAAEANADPNQVDRLFYNDLEDFIGLTDGLSFDSLTFELVDAGAGSAPDTLIRIAGGRALGIVLDTMPTDLNPPDFVAV comes from the coding sequence TTGATTGGTACTAGTGGGGGAGACCAGATTCAAGGGGGAAGTCGGCCAAATTTCATCGCTGGCCTCGGTGGTAATGATGTTCTTTCAGGTGGAGCAGGCAATGATACGATTCGAGGGGGTAAGGGTGCTGATGTTATTGATGGTGAGGATGGTGATGATACGTGCTATGGCGATCGTGACGATGATATTGCAACAGGAGGTAAGGGTAACGACGTAATTTCTGGTGGCAAGGGTAATGATCAATTATTTGGCGATGAGGGAGAGGATACCCTGCTTGGGGGGATTAGGATTGACGTACTAGAAGGTGGTCCAGGAACAGATGTGTTAATTTTATGGGCAGCAGAGGCTAATGCAGACCCCAATCAGGTCGATCGTCTCTTCTACAATGATCTGGAAGATTTTATTGGGTTGACGGACGGTTTAAGTTTTGACAGCCTCACCTTTGAGCTTGTCGATGCTGGTGCAGGCAGTGCTCCTGATACGCTGATTCGCATTGCTGGTGGACGTGCCTTAGGTATTGTCCTGGATACTATGCCGACAGATTTAAATCCACCTGATTTCGTAGCTGTTTAG
- a CDS encoding TetR-like C-terminal domain-containing protein yields the protein MKENDDLLAAVSEEGFRMLRQALEANLQQSPSDPLQQLQDIGIGYIQFAWEHPNLFRLMFGAYRTTLPPAIEPEEELGATLSTLIDGFTRRAEHGTPELTAKGQAFMVLVNVVSRCQQQGVIRADDPKQIALACWSIVHGLAMLLLDGQILTPTSQFVGQLATMATKLLVEGLAVKVFP from the coding sequence ATGAAAGAGAATGATGATCTGTTGGCTGCTGTTTCAGAGGAAGGCTTTCGGATGCTACGCCAAGCGCTAGAGGCCAACCTTCAGCAGTCCCCGTCTGATCCGCTCCAGCAACTACAGGATATCGGTATTGGTTATATCCAGTTTGCGTGGGAACACCCAAACCTTTTTCGCCTGATGTTTGGAGCCTATCGAACCACGCTGCCACCAGCTATTGAGCCAGAGGAAGAGCTTGGAGCCACGCTATCCACACTCATCGATGGTTTCACCCGCCGTGCTGAACACGGTACTCCCGAACTGACCGCTAAGGGGCAAGCATTCATGGTATTAGTCAACGTGGTTAGCCGCTGTCAACAACAAGGAGTTATCCGGGCCGATGATCCCAAGCAAATCGCCCTTGCCTGTTGGTCGATCGTGCATGGCCTCGCCATGTTGCTATTGGATGGACAGATCTTGACCCCAACTTCCCAGTTTGTGGGCCAACTCGCCACAATGGCAACTAAGCTGCTAGTGGAAGGATTAGCAGTGAAAGTGTTTCCGTAA
- a CDS encoding DUF6887 family protein, with amino-acid sequence MMQNLNHLTTPELKRYLSEHRNDEEAFRLGLQVLMSRRDPNAPRQPYPFDLENPESEVEAILRAKLKQAE; translated from the coding sequence ATGATGCAAAACCTTAATCACCTAACGACACCGGAATTGAAGCGGTACCTGTCAGAACATCGCAATGATGAGGAAGCATTCCGGCTAGGGTTACAAGTGTTGATGAGTCGCCGTGATCCCAATGCGCCCCGTCAACCCTACCCATTTGACCTGGAGAATCCCGAAAGCGAGGTGGAAGCAATCCTCAGGGCAAAGCTGAAGCAGGCTGAGTAG
- a CDS encoding outer membrane beta-barrel protein, with translation MAQSKSAAPAAIDPEQPLHLKETVSLAWELPDAGQAEWLLPVAATPSPETPATPGDALESGEEPNATDFIDSELQPVGDPELGILRLRERPLPKPTQPKFVFLTSSFSYFRSDNILSSEIDTIDEQLVGGRLILSARPAIGPRTLLIGAIEGNLIRYGDLSDLDYNGFGLKAGVRHFWSRQAYSELSWDNRQLFLRRDGDRFLNDHSLRLSMFYRVPLAARLKLDNYYQLRWSIAEPTDRSRLVNRLGTVLEYELTPTLRLGLNYQYDLTHFTQRDREDSYHQALAQLSWDLSRSLSLNVYGGYSFGASTDSDVSFKGSILGGGLSLNLPLF, from the coding sequence GTGGCCCAATCTAAATCTGCTGCACCTGCTGCGATTGATCCGGAACAGCCCTTACATCTGAAAGAGACCGTTAGTCTGGCGTGGGAACTACCAGATGCAGGTCAAGCTGAATGGCTGCTGCCGGTTGCGGCCACCCCCTCTCCTGAGACTCCAGCAACACCAGGGGACGCCCTAGAATCAGGGGAAGAACCCAACGCAACTGATTTTATAGACTCGGAGTTACAGCCGGTGGGTGATCCCGAGTTAGGTATTTTACGGCTACGGGAACGGCCTTTGCCGAAGCCCACTCAACCTAAATTTGTCTTTTTAACCAGCAGTTTTAGTTATTTTCGTAGTGATAATATCCTGTCTTCAGAAATTGACACGATCGATGAGCAACTCGTTGGGGGGCGGCTCATCCTCTCGGCCCGTCCCGCGATCGGTCCCCGTACCCTGCTTATTGGTGCGATCGAGGGGAATTTGATTCGCTACGGCGATCTGTCGGACCTGGACTATAATGGCTTTGGCCTGAAGGCAGGGGTACGCCATTTCTGGTCCCGGCAGGCCTATAGCGAACTGAGTTGGGATAACCGCCAACTATTCCTGCGCCGTGATGGCGATCGCTTCCTCAACGATCATTCCCTCCGATTATCCATGTTTTATCGGGTCCCCCTAGCTGCTCGGCTCAAGTTGGATAACTACTACCAATTGCGCTGGAGCATCGCTGAACCGACGGACCGGAGTCGGCTGGTGAATCGGTTGGGTACGGTTCTGGAGTATGAACTGACACCAACGCTGCGGTTGGGTTTGAACTATCAGTATGACCTGACCCACTTCACCCAGCGCGATCGCGAAGACTCCTACCATCAAGCCCTGGCCCAACTGAGTTGGGATCTTTCGCGGAGCCTCAGCCTCAACGTGTACGGTGGTTATAGCTTTGGGGCATCAACCGACTCAGATGTTAGTTTCAAGGGCAGCATTCTGGGGGGGGGCCTGAGCTTGAATCTGCCCCTCTTCTGA
- the thiC gene encoding phosphomethylpyrimidine synthase, with the protein MLRTDWIAKRRGQANVSQMHYARQGLTTEEMHYVAQRENLSPDLIREEVARGRLIIPANINHPNLEPMGIGIATRCKVNANIGASPNSSDLETEVAKLQLAVKYGADTVMDLSTGGGDLDAIRTAIIQASPVPIGTVPIYQALESVHGAIEKLTPDDFLHIIEKQAQQGVDYMTIHAGILIEHLPLVKGRLTGIVSRGGGIIARWMLHHHKQNPLYTHFRDIIEIFKKYDVSFSLGDSLRPGCLHDASDAAQLAELKTLGQLTRKAWEHDVQVMVEGPGHVPMDQIEFNVRKQMEECAEAPFYVLGPLVTDIAPGYDHITSAIGAAMAGWYGTAMLCYVTPKEHLGLPDAEDVRNGLIAYKIAAHAADIARHRPGARDRDDELSRARYHFDWNRQFELALDPDRAREYHDETLPADIYKTAEFCSMCGPKFCPMQTKVDAEALTELEKFLATQEQAKEPALQS; encoded by the coding sequence ATGTTGCGTACAGACTGGATCGCGAAACGGCGCGGGCAAGCTAACGTGTCGCAAATGCACTATGCTCGCCAGGGGCTCACCACTGAAGAAATGCACTACGTCGCCCAACGGGAAAACCTCTCCCCGGATCTCATTCGAGAAGAAGTCGCCCGTGGTCGCCTGATCATTCCCGCTAATATCAATCACCCCAACCTGGAACCGATGGGCATTGGTATTGCCACCCGCTGCAAAGTTAATGCCAATATCGGCGCATCTCCCAACTCCTCTGACCTGGAGACTGAAGTTGCCAAGCTGCAACTGGCGGTCAAATACGGGGCCGATACCGTTATGGACCTGTCCACGGGCGGTGGTGACCTTGACGCGATTCGGACGGCCATTATCCAGGCTTCGCCTGTGCCGATCGGGACCGTGCCCATCTACCAAGCCCTAGAAAGCGTCCACGGCGCGATCGAAAAACTCACCCCTGATGATTTCCTCCACATCATTGAAAAACAGGCCCAGCAAGGGGTGGACTACATGACCATCCACGCAGGAATTTTGATTGAACACCTGCCTCTAGTCAAGGGTCGGCTCACGGGCATTGTTTCGCGTGGCGGCGGTATTATTGCCCGTTGGATGCTCCATCACCACAAACAAAACCCCCTCTACACCCATTTCCGCGACATTATCGAAATCTTCAAAAAGTACGACGTGTCCTTTAGCCTCGGTGACTCCCTGCGCCCCGGTTGCCTCCATGATGCTTCTGACGCTGCCCAGTTAGCCGAACTCAAGACCTTGGGCCAACTCACGCGCAAAGCCTGGGAACACGATGTCCAGGTGATGGTCGAAGGCCCCGGCCATGTACCAATGGATCAAATTGAGTTCAATGTCCGTAAGCAGATGGAGGAATGCGCCGAAGCGCCCTTCTACGTCCTCGGTCCCTTGGTGACCGACATCGCCCCTGGCTATGACCACATCACCTCGGCGATCGGGGCGGCAATGGCGGGTTGGTACGGCACCGCTATGCTCTGCTACGTGACGCCGAAGGAACACTTGGGCCTGCCTGATGCTGAAGATGTGCGCAATGGGTTAATTGCCTACAAGATTGCGGCCCATGCTGCCGATATTGCCCGCCACCGCCCCGGTGCTCGCGATCGCGACGATGAACTGTCCCGTGCCCGTTACCACTTCGATTGGAATCGCCAGTTTGAGTTAGCGCTGGATCCCGATCGCGCCCGCGAATACCACGACGAAACCCTCCCAGCCGACATTTACAAAACAGCAGAGTTCTGCTCCATGTGTGGGCCGAAATTCTGTCCAATGCAGACCAAGGTGGATGCTGAGGCGCTCACTGAATTGGAGAAATTCCTCGCCACTCAGGAGCAAGCTAAGGAACCGGCCCTTCAGAGTTAA
- a CDS encoding ATP-dependent Clp protease adaptor ClpS — protein sequence MVTSPYLLAETAQAIPEWPWEHPPVVPVYLHNDNATTMEFVVEVLEQVFELPKDLAIACMIYTHQLGRNFVIALPFEEAQEKVAMIDERGIGGLSAYASTLPRPRLRTI from the coding sequence TTGGTCACTTCTCCATATCTACTGGCAGAAACAGCCCAAGCCATTCCGGAGTGGCCCTGGGAGCATCCCCCGGTGGTTCCGGTTTATCTGCACAACGACAACGCGACGACGATGGAATTTGTCGTGGAAGTGCTGGAGCAGGTGTTTGAACTGCCGAAGGATCTGGCGATTGCATGCATGATTTATACCCACCAACTGGGGCGAAATTTTGTCATTGCCCTGCCCTTCGAGGAAGCTCAGGAGAAAGTTGCGATGATTGATGAACGTGGCATCGGCGGGCTTTCTGCCTATGCTAGCACCCTACCGAGGCCACGTTTACGAACCATTTAG
- a CDS encoding FecR domain-containing protein: MVRRCFSFITLFLCSTLLLAGKAAAETPLTQAVLETVRNRVQLLRQNAPARDARVADRVVPGEGVATARQSLAELRFNDGSLGRLGERAVFWFMPRTRTFSLSNGTVLLLIPPGQGRTRLYTPNAAAGIQGSALFARYIADSDTTVIGALTDSKIQVFNRQVNQSQTLKAGQMAVAVGRDIVGIYDFDLETFYRTSPLLRGLVPNPLATSSPVDEAIAAVQAEMLDGLAAQMPIPDDAVVVTPDFLRMPMIAAKDVTDALPPAGTPPALQGGPLETPAVPLTDDRAVIEADFDVRFLLEVGELQRESILEAIGSGQDTIEALPSDNLPDVENDRPEQPDIPDTPDLPERPDVSDVPDVSDGSDRPDMPDIPNMPGVPGVPDVSNRPDVPGANDFPGQGNGVEDGFPGQGDGVSDGSPDRGGGDDDDDDD; the protein is encoded by the coding sequence ATGGTACGTCGCTGCTTCTCATTCATAACCTTATTTCTCTGTAGCACCCTGCTCTTGGCTGGGAAGGCAGCAGCGGAAACGCCCCTGACCCAGGCCGTGCTAGAAACCGTGCGCAATCGTGTGCAACTGTTACGCCAGAACGCTCCAGCCCGTGACGCGCGGGTAGCCGATCGCGTTGTTCCTGGTGAAGGTGTGGCGACGGCACGGCAATCCCTGGCGGAACTGCGGTTTAATGATGGCTCGCTGGGACGCTTAGGGGAGCGAGCCGTGTTCTGGTTTATGCCGCGCACCCGCACGTTTTCTCTGTCTAATGGCACCGTCCTGCTCCTGATTCCCCCTGGTCAAGGGCGCACCCGGCTTTATACCCCCAATGCAGCGGCAGGGATTCAGGGATCGGCCCTCTTTGCCCGCTATATTGCCGATTCCGATACGACCGTGATTGGGGCCTTAACCGACAGCAAGATTCAGGTCTTCAACCGCCAGGTCAACCAGTCCCAAACCTTGAAGGCTGGACAAATGGCGGTGGCGGTCGGGAGGGATATTGTCGGCATTTATGACTTTGACCTGGAGACGTTCTATCGAACCAGCCCGCTCCTGCGGGGTCTCGTACCCAATCCCCTGGCGACAAGTTCGCCCGTGGACGAGGCGATCGCGGCAGTTCAGGCCGAAATGTTAGACGGGTTAGCGGCCCAAATGCCCATTCCTGACGATGCAGTAGTGGTTACGCCTGATTTTCTAAGGATGCCGATGATCGCGGCCAAAGATGTGACCGATGCTCTCCCTCCAGCGGGTACCCCACCGGCTCTACAGGGTGGTCCTCTAGAGACACCTGCCGTTCCTTTAACGGATGATCGAGCGGTGATCGAAGCAGATTTTGATGTGCGGTTTCTGCTAGAGGTGGGGGAATTGCAGCGCGAGTCGATTCTGGAAGCGATCGGCAGTGGGCAAGATACGATCGAGGCTCTCCCCTCGGACAACCTTCCTGATGTGGAGAATGATCGCCCAGAACAACCCGATATTCCTGATACCCCTGATCTGCCTGAGCGTCCCGATGTGTCCGATGTGCCTGATGTGTCCGATGGCAGCGATCGCCCCGATATGCCGGACATACCGAATATGCCTGGTGTACCCGGTGTGCCCGATGTGAGCAATCGTCCCGATGTACCCGGAGCTAATGATTTTCCTGGTCAAGGTAATGGGGTTGAAGATGGCTTCCCTGGTCAAGGCGATGGCGTATCCGATGGTTCCCCTGATCGCGGAGGGGGAGACGACGATGATGATGATGATTAA
- a CDS encoding CAP domain-containing protein: protein MNPFQPSCIFQSSCIFQLTRSGNQPRQPTPEQPTINPSGSNSTIAQEMLAAHNQWRSRVGVPPLRWSPQLTSYAQEWANYLASTGQFNHRPQQQYGENLFWGSGRRWSPTEVVNDWGSEVRDYDYASNRCRSVCGHYTQVVWSRTTEVGCAVGRSGNQEVWVGNYHPPGNFIGQRPY, encoded by the coding sequence ATGAATCCATTTCAACCTTCCTGTATTTTTCAGTCTTCCTGTATTTTTCAGTTGACTCGCTCTGGGAATCAACCTAGACAACCGACACCCGAACAACCGACTATCAATCCATCTGGCAGCAATTCTACTATTGCCCAGGAAATGCTTGCAGCCCATAACCAATGGCGATCGCGAGTTGGTGTCCCCCCTCTACGTTGGTCACCCCAACTGACTAGCTATGCCCAGGAGTGGGCTAACTATTTAGCCTCCACAGGGCAATTCAATCATCGTCCGCAGCAGCAATATGGTGAGAATCTGTTCTGGGGCAGTGGTCGGCGCTGGTCGCCTACAGAAGTCGTGAACGACTGGGGAAGTGAAGTCAGGGACTACGACTATGCCAGCAATCGCTGTCGCAGTGTTTGTGGCCACTATACCCAGGTAGTTTGGTCAAGAACGACTGAAGTGGGTTGTGCAGTCGGGCGATCGGGTAATCAAGAAGTCTGGGTTGGTAACTATCATCCCCCTGGAAATTTCATCGGCCAGCGGCCTTACTAA
- a CDS encoding AAA family ATPase, with amino-acid sequence MIISRIRLKNWRNFRSIDVALRDRVFLVGPNASGKSNLLDALRFLRDLASDGGGLQKAVRDRGGLSKIRCLSARRYPDVEIEVCLSENELVAPTWIYSIGIKQRKGGQNEPVLSYERVWKNGQQLIDRPAPADEKDSLRLTQTYLEQINANAEFREISNFFESILYLHLVPQLLRHPDAFSGPSIQGDPFGRSFLERVIKTPEKTRRSRLKKIEDALKIAVPQLKQLTDVKDEMGIPHLEAVYEHWRPGAGKQREDQFSDGTLRLIGLLWSLLESDSLLLLEEPELSLNSSIIAKLPALIYRLQKTKKRQVIITTHSGDLLSDSSIAGEEVLLMTPTAEGTQVEVASSIEEIRILLEGGLTIADAVLPRVAPTQVEELSLFR; translated from the coding sequence ATGATCATTAGTCGCATCCGATTGAAGAACTGGCGAAACTTTCGATCTATAGATGTGGCGCTGAGGGATCGGGTTTTCCTGGTAGGTCCCAATGCTTCTGGCAAATCGAACTTGCTCGATGCCTTAAGATTCTTGCGAGATCTGGCTAGCGATGGCGGCGGCTTACAAAAAGCGGTCAGAGATCGAGGGGGATTATCTAAAATCAGGTGTCTGTCGGCAAGACGGTATCCTGATGTAGAGATAGAAGTGTGTCTATCAGAAAATGAACTGGTTGCACCAACCTGGATCTATAGTATTGGGATTAAGCAAAGGAAAGGTGGACAAAATGAACCTGTTCTCTCCTATGAGCGGGTCTGGAAAAATGGGCAGCAGCTAATCGATCGTCCTGCTCCAGCCGATGAGAAAGATAGCCTGCGGTTAACCCAGACGTATTTAGAACAAATCAATGCCAATGCAGAATTTAGGGAGATTTCTAACTTTTTTGAATCGATTTTATACCTGCATTTAGTTCCTCAATTGTTACGACATCCTGACGCTTTTAGTGGCCCAAGTATTCAGGGTGATCCTTTTGGCAGAAGTTTCTTAGAACGAGTAATTAAGACTCCAGAAAAGACTCGCCGTTCTCGCTTAAAAAAAATTGAGGATGCCTTAAAAATTGCAGTCCCGCAGTTAAAACAGTTGACTGATGTTAAGGATGAAATGGGCATTCCCCATTTAGAAGCCGTGTATGAACATTGGCGACCAGGAGCAGGTAAACAACGGGAAGATCAGTTTTCTGATGGTACACTCCGTTTAATCGGGTTACTATGGTCACTGCTGGAGAGTGATTCTCTACTCTTGCTGGAAGAGCCTGAATTATCATTAAATTCTAGTATTATTGCGAAGTTGCCTGCCTTAATCTATCGTTTACAGAAAACCAAAAAGCGACAGGTTATAATAACTACCCACAGTGGTGATTTATTATCAGATTCCAGTATCGCGGGTGAAGAAGTTTTACTCATGACACCGACTGCTGAAGGCACACAAGTTGAGGTTGCATCATCTATTGAAGAGATTAGGATACTCCTTGAAGGAGGATTGACGATCGCGGATGCGGTTTTACCTCGTGTAGCTCCGACACAAGTTGAGGAATTGAGTTTATTCAGATGA